The following coding sequences are from one Haemophilus haemolyticus window:
- a CDS encoding DMT family transporter has protein sequence MNPLRIHLQLIGMVILWGASWPWGRVVAQAMPTFIASSMRFFFAIIPLIIWLYAANRFKYAKQLRPNQWVGLLLTALLGIFGYSTFFIWGLKYVPAGQGTMVVASNPVFTMFFAILLFKEKWNRWVVLGMIIAISGSLLAMTKGNPTNLLQNFGFGQMLLLCALVCWVAYTLLARKVLIGIDSLTATTISSTFGFFMLTLAALWTESAEDWATVFQLNGVQWFSLLGLAFGATVLAYAWYFDGVKHLGAGNASAYIILVPILGILFSAVWLNEQVDSSLIIGGILAVSGLGIMHWGRRLIK, from the coding sequence ATGAACCCTCTCCGCATACATTTACAATTAATTGGAATGGTGATTTTATGGGGCGCCTCTTGGCCTTGGGGACGAGTGGTTGCCCAAGCTATGCCGACATTTATTGCTTCAAGCATGCGCTTTTTTTTCGCCATTATTCCACTCATTATTTGGCTATATGCGGCGAATCGTTTCAAATATGCTAAACAACTGCGACCTAATCAATGGGTGGGGTTATTGTTAACGGCTTTGCTTGGGATCTTTGGTTATTCGACTTTCTTTATTTGGGGTTTGAAATATGTTCCAGCAGGGCAAGGAACGATGGTCGTTGCCTCTAATCCAGTCTTTACGATGTTTTTTGCGATTTTATTATTTAAAGAAAAATGGAATCGCTGGGTTGTGTTAGGGATGATTATTGCCATTAGCGGTTCTTTGTTAGCCATGACAAAAGGGAATCCAACTAACCTCTTACAAAATTTTGGATTCGGTCAAATGTTATTGCTTTGTGCTTTAGTTTGCTGGGTTGCTTATACTTTATTGGCTCGTAAAGTATTAATCGGAATTGATTCTCTCACCGCTACCACGATTTCTTCTACTTTTGGTTTTTTCATGCTGACGTTGGCAGCATTATGGACGGAAAGTGCGGAAGATTGGGCAACCGTATTTCAATTAAATGGAGTGCAATGGTTTAGTTTACTTGGTCTTGCATTTGGTGCAACGGTATTGGCTTATGCATGGTATTTTGATGGTGTGAAACACTTAGGGGCAGGCAATGCCTCGGCTTACATTATTCTTGTGCCGATTTTAGGCATTTTATTTTCAGCCGTTTGGTTGAATGAACAAGTGGATTCCTCCTTAATTATTGGGGGCATTTTAGCCGTATCTGGGCTTGGGATTATGCACTGGGGAAGAAGGTTAATTAAATGA
- a CDS encoding YcxB family protein, which produces MEITYQPVLDKSYSKVARKVSRDIYKHNKFRNIMHIGDFLLYLLFLIPSCFIAFVMMDWSEYFYDYYENILAYYVGYILLVISLLAFIYAVLIQPYLNNRAIQSQVLNRIEQEKRTVRIQDDGLYSEIALCQTLYNYRYIHHIENHYGYLIIRVDTGLFFLIPHSAFQDDAHREAFEAALREKIKAYQAEPLSK; this is translated from the coding sequence ATGGAAATTACATATCAACCTGTATTAGATAAAAGTTATTCTAAAGTAGCTAGGAAAGTAAGTCGTGATATTTATAAACATAATAAATTTCGTAATATAATGCATATTGGTGATTTCCTATTGTATTTATTATTTCTGATTCCAAGCTGTTTTATTGCCTTTGTAATGATGGATTGGTCTGAATATTTTTATGATTATTATGAAAATATTTTGGCTTATTATGTGGGATATATATTACTTGTCATTTCTCTATTAGCATTTATATACGCAGTTTTAATTCAACCTTATTTAAATAATCGAGCAATTCAAAGCCAAGTACTTAATAGAATAGAGCAAGAAAAGAGAACCGTACGTATTCAAGACGATGGTTTATATTCTGAAATAGCGCTCTGTCAAACTTTATATAATTATCGGTACATTCATCATATCGAAAATCATTATGGTTACTTAATAATTCGAGTTGATACAGGCTTGTTTTTCTTAATTCCTCATTCAGCCTTTCAAGATGATGCTCATCGAGAAGCATTTGAAGCCGCTTTACGAGAAAAAATAAAAGCTTACCAAGCAGAGCCTTTAAGTAAATAG